Part of the Sphingomonadaceae bacterium OTU29LAMAA1 genome, CCGCCAACCATATGCCATAAAATCGCGCGCATGGTTGAACGCGCCTATTCCGAAGCAGGCTGAATAAAGCCCAAGTACGATCCGAGAGCGGACGGCAGGGTACAGTTCCATGGGAAGCACGGTATATATTTAGTCGGCGGCTTGCCAAGCGGCGTGGATAAAATCGGCTGGTCAGCAGCCAAGACAGACCCGATCATTCCGATATTCGATCCTCGTGAGAACGCCTCGGCTGTCTCGCTGGCCGTTCCCAAGTGGCATTGTACGTCCCGTATCTACGGAAGTAGGGCTATCTTATGATCAAACGAACCGGCTGCACGTCGGCGGAGGCGCTGTCGATCGCCAAAGCTGTCTTTCACACCCGCTATGCCGGTGCGGCCTTCGCCTATGCGGCAGGGTCAATCATGCGCGGGGAAGGCACTTACCTCTCCGACATAGACTTGGTTGTCGTCTTCGATCACCTCGAGGCAGCGCGCCGCGAGTCCTTCACCGTCGATAGCGTGCCGATCGAGGCGTTTGTTCACGACCCTGAGACGCTGGCCTGGTTCGTCAACGAGGACGTGGCGCGGGGCCGCCCCAGCATCCTGAATATGTTCGTGGAGGGTAAGATAGTCGGTCCGGGTCAGGGGGCGGCTGAAGCCCTGCGCGATGAAGTGGCGGCTCGGTTGAGGAACGGACCGCTGCCGTTTTCGACCATCTCATTGAACGGGCTGCGTTATGAAATCACGGACGCGGTGGATGATCTACGCGGCGATCGAACTGCGGAAGAGGTGTTGGCGATAGGAGCCATGCTCCATCCAAAGCTCGTGGAACTCGCCCTGCGGGGTCGGGGTCACTGGAACGGGACAGGCAAATGGGCTCCGCGACTTCTGACGAACATCGATGCCGATCTAGCGGTCCGGTTCGACAGTGCCTTTCGCACCCTGTTCACTAGGGGCGAGGGTGGCCTTGTAATCGCGCTAGCAGAAGCAGAATTAGCTCCACATGGCGGCGCTCTCTTTGATGGCGATTGTCGGGATGCACCTGCATCATGGCGGGTCGCTTAAGAGAACCACTTTCCCAAAATTCGTTCCCAATTGAGAAGCCTGTGTCCTAGGTTCATGCCCGGTCACTCCCTCGGATGGCGCAGAGCTTTAACGAGAAGCGAAAATGCAGCCGTGGGCTGTCGCCGGCTTGGATAATAAAGATGGTAGCCTGCAAATGCAGGGCACCAATCTTTTAACACTGGAACGAGCTGTCCAGCAGCCAATGCCGGACGAACATAGTCTTCCATGACGAAGGCAAGGCAATACCCATCGATCGCAGCCTGAACGATGATATCTTCGTCGTTGAAGGCGAGTTGCCCATCGACGCGGACGCGCATGTCACGACCGTCCTTTTCGAATTCCCAAGCGTAAAAACCACCCACGGTCGTCGTGCGCTGGTTGATGCATCGGTGCTGCGCGAGGTCTTGTGGCACGGCAGGAGGCTGATGCCGATCGAGGTAGGACGGTGCGCCAACGACTACCATGCGCACGTCCGGACCAATCGGCACGGCGATCATGTCCTTGGCAACCGCTTCTCCTAGCCGGACGCCGGCATCGAAGCGGTCGGAAACGACGTCGGCTAAGCCGTTATCCAGACTAAGTTCGAGATGGACGTCGGGATAGTCACGCAGCATCGGGCGCAACTTCGGCCATAACAGGGTGGTGGCCGCATGCTTGGACGTCGTGATCCGGATCGTGCCGGTAGGTATCGCGCGCATCTCGGTCAGCGCGCTAATCTCGGCCTCCACCTCCGCCAGTGCCGGGGTAAGTTTCCCGACGGCACGCGGATCGTCAGCGTCGAGCGCATGTCGCGGGCGTTCACCAAATATCATCTCGATGACGGACGTGCGCTGCACCGGTTCAAGATGGAAGAGCCACACGCGACGCCGCATGACCACCCCTGGAGCTTCGACACCGAGATCCTTGATGGCGGGTATGTCGAAGAGGTGTTCAATCTGGATCCGAGCGGCGGTTGGCGCAGTGAATTGGTTCACCGGCCCCCTGGCGAAACCTACCACGTCGATGCCGCGCACATTCACCGCATCGTCGAGCTGTCAACCGGCGAGTGCTGGACTCTCGTTCGGGCTGGTCTCCACACTCGGGAAACCCGGTTCTGGCGGTTCGGAGATATGGTTCAGTCTCGGGCCTGGCATGAGCGACGGTGGACGCGCTTCGGATAAGCCGTCACGGGCCGTCGAACCGCAATGTTCAAGTCGGTATTCGTCGCGGAAGGACATCGCTTGCGCGCCGCGATTCTCGGATACGGCTCCCGGGAACGAAGCCGTTCTTCGGATTGGGCTTGTTTGAGCGCTGACGAATTTTAGCGGCTAAAAACTGAGTTCGGCGGAGTCCGCGGTCGCAACGGCATTAGCGGATTGTATCGGTTAGATAATCGATGCGAATTTACCGTTCATTCCATCCCTGTGATCCGAAATTAAACGAAAGTCTTTGTACGTTACTTATTGGGGGCGGAGCGCCCTTTTTCCAAAAAAATTCCATTTTCTGTTTGTCGTCCAAATGGTTGTCATTGATGACAGCGCGGACGGCTTGGATAAATTGACCATGACTAAAAACGTATACCAGCGCGTCGGGCGGTAAGGTCGAAAGCCTTCCAAGCGCCGTTTCGGCGCGGCGAAGCAGCGTTGCAAAACTTTCTGCACCTTCTCCATCGCAATACGTCGGGTCGGCGGCGCTCCAGAAGCGCTCCAAATAAGGCATCCTCGTAGAGCTGAGGGTTCCGTTCCATTGAGAAGGTTGAAGGTAAGTGAATTCTTCGATCGGCCAAACTTCAACTGGAACGCCGTGGAACCGCTCGATCGTAGGTGCTGCCGTCTGCTGAGTGCGAAGGTATGGCGAAGTGACTATCAGCGACGGTGTTTCATCCCACACCGCGGCAACATCACGGGCCTGCTGCCAACCAAGGTCGGTGAGCTCGATCAAGGAAAGGTCGTCGCTTGGCATTCCGGCATTTCCGGTGCTCTGACCATGCCGCACAAATGTCGCTCGCACGTGAAAATATGCCCTCTGCAGATGAAGTCATATTCATACAGGGCATCGGGCCGTTGCCCATAGTGTCTGTTTCTGCGATCTACGATGTGCGGCACGGTCAATCCCGTCCGTGGGGCGTCGTAACCCCGTTGAAGGCGTAGTCCGGTCGAGTTTCTCGGCCGGGTGGCTGCCGCGTATGTCCAAGGCTCCGCTCAAAGGCGGCAGCGCCTTGTGCTACGCGCGGGGTTACGAACACCCGGCTTCGGACCGGGGCCTCTGTATGTGCAGGAGGCGCGTTTGTTGAAATTGCCAAATAGCGAAGTTGACTTTGATGCTGTCGCGAGTCGCCTGTCGGCGATGCTTGGAGTGCTAGAAGTGGAGTTCGGCCTCAATCGATTTGAGGGCGCCATGGCTGCCATGCTCGTAGGCGCGAGCGACGTAGGACTCGCTGAGGTCAAGATCATGCAGAAGGTTCTTCGGGATTATGCGGCGATCGCTTCAGCCGCCGAACGAGATGCAAAAAAGCGAGGACGGGAGACCGTGTCTTGCGCCGCGTAAAGCTGGCTAAGGTAGGATCGGGGCAAGATAAGTAGCGACGGGATCGGCATATTTGAAAGGGATATGCCTTTGATCGCCGCGCATAGCCCAGCTTTTCCACATCCCGGCCTCGGCGCAAAGGCCTATGAAATTGAACGGCCATCCCTCTAACAAACACGCTCCGATCGCGATCATGCGATGCCTGTCGGACGTTGAAAGATTCTCGAATGCCGCGCTTTTCATCGAACGAGTCGGGGGCGAGGGGTCGCCGCCCGAGTGGCGGGTTACAGTTTCCCTCAGCTGCGCTGAGCGTGGATTCGATGACACGATACTGAAGACCTGCCTTAGCAGGTCGAAATACGCCAAGGGATGAAGGTCGCGAAGCGGCGGTGGTAGCGTTCCGGTGCCATAAGCCACGGCACGCATAGTGTGTTCGAGCTGGAGCGCTCTGGAATCTCCGAAAGTGACCGGCGATTTCCGGCGATCAAACCCGCACTGGTGGCACTCAGGATCAACGCCGCGATGGGGCACGGCAGGCTCCCCGCAACAAGTGCATCGATCGTGAAGCATTACCCCGTGTTTCGAACAAGAGGTTGAAAATGCTAGGCGCCAGTCTAACCGATAGTAGGGGTGGGTATCCTCCCTCAGGCAGACAGGGCACCATTGCTGACCGCCCAATCGCCGGGTTCGATGATATACCCCAAGTGGCAACACCCAACGGGTCGCGACCTTGACGCGCACGTGCTCAAACACGATGCCTTCGAATGCGCGAAGCGTCGTTTTTTCCAGAAGGGCTATATTCCGTCCTGTTCGCGAGGCGAGCGACAAGAGCACCTCGGCAGGGGCGATGGCATCGGTGTCTCTGTTCCAAAGTTGCCGACCCGGCCACAGCAAATGGCAAAATGTCTGAATCTTCCCGCTGTTTCCTAGCGCTAAGCGCCGTAACCACGACGAGAATAGCTCGTTTGGCTTCGGGCTTGGTCGCCAGGGGAGGAGCTCGGTTGCGGTCAACCGCGATGGCCTAAAACAGCTTCAGCCGCTCGCCGTCTGTTCTCGGGGGCAACCCATCCCAGACCATCCAACAGATTAGTGTCGATACGCTCCGCTCCTGACCGTATCGCTGTCTCAGCGGCTTCTCTAATTAGGCGAACGATCTCGCCGATCGTTCCCCCGGAAAGGCCTAAGATACGCTCTATCATCTCTGTTTCCGACAAGCTCGATTGTCGTCGTAGTGGTAATGTGGACTCGATCGTGTTCAGGAGCACTTTACAGGCTTTGTCGTTTTTCCATATCGGAAGTGGCCAGTGTTCAAAGCGGTTGGTGAGTTGCTCGTCGGATTGCAGTGCTCTCAATGCGGATGCTAGGCCACATCCTATAATGTGTATTTCAAGTTCGTTTGAGATATAGCGAAGAAGATTTAGGAAATATCTTTGCTGTTCAATCCTGCCGCCATGTATATTATGTAGCTCATCTATAATAAGGACTTTAAGTCCGACAATCTTGCATATTTTTAGTGTTTGGGCCTGAACGTGGCTAAGGACCGCTGTCCGCTGGATCGGGACATGAAGTTTCTCGAGAATGGCGAGGTAGAATTGTCGAGCGTCGGGGGTCGGCGGCATCTGAATGTAAATTACGGGGCAGATCACCGCATCCGCATCTTCGTCATGGACTGGCAAATTTGCGTCGGTGAACCGGCGCACGAGCATGGTTTTTCCATTGTTTGTAGCGCCCGCAATAAGCATACTTGCAGGCCGATGCGATCTAGGGCTGTGCAGAAGGGCATTCATGCGGATCAAGATGCGCTTCGCTGTCCCATAGGACACGAACGGCTCTCGAGAGAGCGAGCCGACCCGCTCATCGTCAGAACTGTTTAAAAGCTCCTTAGCGGTCGCAGTGAGTTCGCGGGCCCGATCGATCATTCATCGACCTCGTAAAATTCGTCGCCTTTTAGATCATCGTCAATGATGCGACGCCAAGGGGATGCCGAAGCAGGCTCATGACTGTCGAGATGGGTTTCCGAGTATTTTTGACTGATTCTCGCGCCTATCTGGCGCTCTTTCGCCAGCCGGTTTTTTCGCGAGGCTTTGCGAGCCTCTAAAGATTTTGCAACGATTTCTCGTTGAAGCTCTGCGGCTTGGAACAACGCTGTTTCGTCATAACCGCGTTGGCCGCTAGCGCGCAGGTGCTTGCGAGCATTTTCCAATTCCCATGCCGAAATACTCGGGCGGGATATATCGCGCGAGCGTACCGGATAATAAATATTATCGTCGGGACAAAGAAACCAGATACGCGAGACATCACGGGGATCACGCCGAACAACAAATTTGGTCTGGCTTTGATCGTCCAGATAAGGCCTAAGGATATCATCCATATAGTGGATGCCACCCCACCGGATGCCCCGGCGGTTCACTGACCGGCGCTCTATCGGCAGGAAGTCTATCAATAGCCTTGCGGGATCGTTGATTGGCGTTGGGATGCCTCTACCGGCTCGCTGCTGATCTCCAAAAATACCAGCCTGCCAACGCGCGTTCGGCGTCATTCCGTGATGGCTATGGATTTTGCAATGATAATGACCCGCGATGAAGGTCGCGAGCAGTAGCTCCAACTCTTGCATCGTCAGCGATGCGCCTTTGGCGGGATCAACGTCACCGCGTTCAGCTATCGAGCCGCCGGTCGCACCGGGCAAGGTTCTCAGCGATCGCATTGCTGTACCGATCACTCGCTCTACGATCCCGCCAAAGTGGGGCATCCCGCCGGGACGAAAGTTGATCACCATGCCCCAAGATCGACAACCCAGCTCCACGGCTTCGGATCGAAAATCCGATCCATTGTCAGTGTAGATTTCGTCGGGCCGGCCATACGGAAGCCATTTGGGGACGAGCCCGATCCGTGCTGCCCACCCATCTTTCGGTAGAATGCTATGGACTAGGCACAGCCCGACCGACGTAGACGATGGCGCTTCTAGTGAAAGATAAAAGCCCAGCACGGCTCGGGAATATTCGTCAATCGCAACTGTCACCCAAGGCCGCTCAAGAGGCTGACGCAGCGCTTCATCCACGACAATAAGATCGACGCGTGTGTGATCGATTTGGATTCGTTGCAGGGGGAACTCGGTTTCGGGCGTTGAGCCTGACACCAAACCAAACTGTTCGCGCGCTCGCTTCGCACCTTCACGCGATCGTACAATTTGCACCGCTGGGATGGCTGCTATGCGCTTTCGCACAGTCTTTTGATCGGGCAGCGCAAGGCCGAGTTGTTGAGCGCGCCGACGTATTTCCAGAATCGTCTGAGTGATAGTGGGTCTCATACGACTGAGGTGATAAGAAGCGATCACCTCGGCCATAATAGCCTCGACACGTGCATCGACCATGCTCCTGCCGAGCAATGAGGAGCGTCTACGCGGAGCCAAGTCTGCGAGCCGCCGCGACGCACCGTATCTTTTCAGTAAGGTAAATACGGTTCGAATTGAACAGTTTAGCTCTTCAGCCGCAATGCGTACCTCCCGATTCGTCCGCTTGGGGAGTGCGAGCAGCCGATCCAACACTGGTTTTCTAAGCGTCGCGATCCTGAGCCGTTCGGGCGATGCCATAATGTCGTCGCCGTCTACGGTTCCAGAGATCATCGCTTGTCCCAGCGGTATTACCTGTTTCGGCAAGTCTGTCACGGTACTGGCTCCGATGACGTCTGGAGAGGGCAGAAGCAGCGCCAGTGCAAGCTATCGTTCCCCATAGTGTAGTCAATCGGCGGTAAGATCCGGTCAGAAACTTGCGCACAGTGCATCGAACCGATGGCGATCCACAGGCGGGTTGAAGGTGAAGCCGGGCGAAGTCAGCCTCGCGCACCTCGGCGTGCTGTTCCTCGACGAGCTGCCCGAATTCCAGCGCGGCGTCCTCGACTCGTTGCGTCAGCCGCTGGAAGCCGGCGTGATCAGTGTCGCGCGGGCCAATGCGCACGTCACCTTTCCCGCGCGCGTGCAGTTGATCGCCGCCATGAATCCATGTCGTTGCGGCCATCTGGGCGACGCCAGCCTTGCCTGTGCCCGCGCGCCACGCTGCGCGGCGGACTATCAGGCGAAAGTATCCGGCCCCTTGCTCGACCGCATCGACCTGCATGTCGAGGTCGGCGCCGTCAGCGCCGCCGACCTCGTCCTGCCGCCGCCCGCCGAGGGTTCGGCCGAGGTATCGGCCCGTGTCGCCGCCGCGCGCGCGATCCAGACGATCCGCTATGCCGGAGAAACGGCGCGGACCAATGCGGACGCGGACGGTGCGCTGCTCGACCGGGTCGCGACGCCGGACGAGCCGGGCCGCAGGCTGCTGGCGCAGGCGGCAGAGGCGATGCGGATGTCGGCACGGGGCTATACCCGGGTGCTGCGGGTCGCGCGCACCATTGCCGATCTGGGCGGGGCCGGGACCATCGGCCGCATTCATATCGCGGAGGCACTCAGCTATCGTCGCAAAAGCCCGACAAACTGAGGCGGGACGTCTAGTGCGTGGCGGCCTCTCGCTCCTTGATCAGCGCCAGGCACTGGCTCAGCAAGGCTGCGATCAGAAAATCGCCGCTCGCATCGGCATGTTCCAGCGCACGCACCAACTGCTCCTGCAGTGATTCACGTTCGCCCATCTTATCTGCCGTCATTGTTCCGGAAACCCGTATCGAGCTTTCCGCGCTAAACACGGACCGGTTCATCGGCGCAACGACATGGATCAAGCCGGACCGTTTCGTATATTTTGCGGCTTTGCATGCTTGCGATGCCGTCGGCGAACGGCTACCCGGCAAGCCTTCGCTGCCCCTGTGGCGAAATTGGTAGACGCATTCGACTCAAAATCGAACGCCGTAAGGCATGCTGGTTCAAGTCCGGCCAGGGGCACCATTCCATCATCGATGAACGATATCGTGGGCCGGCGCCGCCGACCCGGAGCGATCGGGCCGGCGATGGCGATGCCACCGCTCCACGACGGCGGCGGCCTGACCCAAACTTGCCGTACCGATCAGCGGCGCTTGCGCAGCCGCCCCCGGAACAGGCCGCGGTGGGTCGTCGCCTCGAACATCTCGCCCGGACCTTCGGGGTCCAGTACCTCGTTGTCCGCCAGCCATTTCTCGATGCCGTCCAAATCCGGGACCTCGTACGGCCGCAGCGATCGGCCGGGTCCACGCAGCCGCTCGATCGTCTCGATCAGCGATCCCGTCTGCTCCATCAACTGCGCGACGCGCTCCGCCGCGACGTCGAGGTGTTCGGCCATCAGGTCGTGGCGGGTCGCCGCAATCTTCGCTTCCAGCCCGGCGCCGGGGTGGCGTTCGGTATCCAGCACCACGTCGCATTCTGTGTCGAGCCGCAGCGAGCGGTTGTTGATATTGGCCGATCCGATGCGCAGCTGCGTATCGTCGATGATGGTG contains:
- a CDS encoding DDE-type integrase/transposase/recombinase: MTDLPKQVIPLGQAMISGTVDGDDIMASPERLRIATLRKPVLDRLLALPKRTNREVRIAAEELNCSIRTVFTLLKRYGASRRLADLAPRRRSSLLGRSMVDARVEAIMAEVIASYHLSRMRPTITQTILEIRRRAQQLGLALPDQKTVRKRIAAIPAVQIVRSREGAKRAREQFGLVSGSTPETEFPLQRIQIDHTRVDLIVVDEALRQPLERPWVTVAIDEYSRAVLGFYLSLEAPSSTSVGLCLVHSILPKDGWAARIGLVPKWLPYGRPDEIYTDNGSDFRSEAVELGCRSWGMVINFRPGGMPHFGGIVERVIGTAMRSLRTLPGATGGSIAERGDVDPAKGASLTMQELELLLATFIAGHYHCKIHSHHGMTPNARWQAGIFGDQQRAGRGIPTPINDPARLLIDFLPIERRSVNRRGIRWGGIHYMDDILRPYLDDQSQTKFVVRRDPRDVSRIWFLCPDDNIYYPVRSRDISRPSISAWELENARKHLRASGQRGYDETALFQAAELQREIVAKSLEARKASRKNRLAKERQIGARISQKYSETHLDSHEPASASPWRRIIDDDLKGDEFYEVDE
- a CDS encoding LysR substrate-binding domain-containing protein, which codes for MRGIDVVGFARGPVNQFTAPTAARIQIEHLFDIPAIKDLGVEAPGVVMRRRVWLFHLEPVQRTSVIEMIFGERPRHALDADDPRAVGKLTPALAEVEAEISALTEMRAIPTGTIRITTSKHAATTLLWPKLRPMLRDYPDVHLELSLDNGLADVVSDRFDAGVRLGEAVAKDMIAVPIGPDVRMVVVGAPSYLDRHQPPAVPQDLAQHRCINQRTTTVGGFYAWEFEKDGRDMRVRVDGQLAFNDEDIIVQAAIDGYCLAFVMEDYVRPALAAGQLVPVLKDWCPAFAGYHLYYPSRRQPTAAFSLLVKALRHPRE
- a CDS encoding TniQ family protein, which codes for MTATELLPWRPSPKPNELFSSWLRRLALGNSGKIQTFCHLLWPGRQLWNRDTDAIAPAEVLLSLASRTGRNIALLEKTTLRAFEGIVFEHVRVKVATRWVLPLGVYHRTRRLGGQQWCPVCLREDTHPYYRLDWRLAFSTSCSKHGVMLHDRCTCCGEPAVPHRGVDPECHQCGFDRRKSPVTFGDSRALQLEHTMRAVAYGTGTLPPPLRDLHPLAYFDLLRQVFSIVSSNPRSAQLRETVTRHSGGDPSPPTRSMKSAAFENLSTSDRHRMIAIGACLLEGWPFNFIGLCAEAGMWKSWAMRGDQRHIPFKYADPVATYLAPILP
- a CDS encoding phosphoglycerate mutase family protein codes for the protein MRATFVRHGQSTGNAGMPSDDLSLIELTDLGWQQARDVAAVWDETPSLIVTSPYLRTQQTAAPTIERFHGVPVEVWPIEEFTYLQPSQWNGTLSSTRMPYLERFWSAADPTYCDGEGAESFATLLRRAETALGRLSTLPPDALVYVFSHGQFIQAVRAVINDNHLDDKQKMEFFWKKGAPPPISNVQRLSFNFGSQGWNER
- a CDS encoding nucleotidyltransferase domain-containing protein — its product is MIKRTGCTSAEALSIAKAVFHTRYAGAAFAYAAGSIMRGEGTYLSDIDLVVVFDHLEAARRESFTVDSVPIEAFVHDPETLAWFVNEDVARGRPSILNMFVEGKIVGPGQGAAEALRDEVAARLRNGPLPFSTISLNGLRYEITDAVDDLRGDRTAEEVLAIGAMLHPKLVELALRGRGHWNGTGKWAPRLLTNIDADLAVRFDSAFRTLFTRGEGGLVIALAEAELAPHGGALFDGDCRDAPASWRVA
- a CDS encoding TniB family NTP-binding protein, whose protein sequence is MIDRARELTATAKELLNSSDDERVGSLSREPFVSYGTAKRILIRMNALLHSPRSHRPASMLIAGATNNGKTMLVRRFTDANLPVHDEDADAVICPVIYIQMPPTPDARQFYLAILEKLHVPIQRTAVLSHVQAQTLKICKIVGLKVLIIDELHNIHGGRIEQQRYFLNLLRYISNELEIHIIGCGLASALRALQSDEQLTNRFEHWPLPIWKNDKACKVLLNTIESTLPLRRQSSLSETEMIERILGLSGGTIGEIVRLIREAAETAIRSGAERIDTNLLDGLGWVAPENRRRAAEAVLGHRG